In Leclercia sp. LSNIH1, the genomic stretch AGAGCCTGCAGGCGATCCAGGCGGCGCGCGGCGAGGCCAACTTTAACGCCATGTGCGGCTAATTTTTTGGCGGTAGCAGCACCGATGCCGCTTGATGCCCCGGTCACGATGGCGGTTTTACCGTTGAGTTCCATAATTGATCCTCTTGTGAATGGATTTCAGCGCTTCAGAAAGAACCTCTGAAGTACGGAACAATCATGTCTCTTTCACCCGGTCTCTTCGCGCGGCGGATTGCTCAAACTGTCGTGATTTTGCTACGACGATAATCGCTGCGATATTTTGAAGGCGATATGCCGGTTACCCGGCGAAATGCTGAGGCAAAATGGCTGGGGCTGTTGTAACCCACGGTCAGGGAGATACTGATAATGGAATCATCTGTTTCGGAAAGCAGGCGACGCGCTTCTTCCATCCGCAGCCGGATAAAATAGTGGGAAGGCGAAAGCCCGGTAGACTGCTTAAAGACGCGGCTGAAGTGGAATTCGCTCAGTCCGGTCAGACAGGCCAACCGCGCCAGGTCAAAGGGCTGAGCCAGATCGTCACGCATCGCCTTAAAGACCCGGTGTAATTTAAACGCCTGCAGGCCGCCGCGATGCCGCTTCGCATCGGTCCGGTAAGTACGTGCCAGATGGACCGCCAGCGCCTGGGCGATACCCTGAATAAACGGGCCGCTGGGTTGATTTTGCTGGTAAAGCTCCGCGCGTATATGTTCCAGCAAAGCGGACAGCGTTTCGTCCCGCTCTCCGGAGACTTCGCGCAATTCAACGCCCTGCATCATGGCTACGCCAATATAGACGTGCATTACGATGAACGGCGCGCCTGGCTCGGCTCGCCATCTCATTTCGGTGGGTGAATCTGCCGTAGTGAGAAAAAAATCCCCTGCGACAACGGGGTTTGCTATCCACCCTTCTCCCGGGGAGCGTTCTTCAACCAGGGCACAGCCTGAAAGTATCCACACAATGAAGGGCTCCGGCACGGCGGGAATAATAATCTTTTCCTGGACCTGGCGACGCGTCAGGATTTGGACAAATACATCCCGGGAGGAGAGCGCCCGGTGTTCCTTCTGCAACTCCCCGGGAATGTATTCTTCGAATGTCTCTGCGGAAGTACGCTGGGTCATGTTAATCGACTAGGCCAGTTTTACCAGGTTCAGGGCTGGCAGAGGACCGCCAGGGAACTGTTGCAGATGACCACCCGTTTCAAGGCTGCCTAAATCTATAGTGGCGAAGCCCATTCGCGCGGCCAATGCTTCCACTTCGGATTTCGCCCCGGCATCGTCTCCAGAGATAAACACGACGCGGCGTCCGCCCGCCTGGGCCGGATCCTGCGCCAGCACGCTGGCCAGAAGCGTGTTGAAGGCTTTGACGACGCGGGCGCCGGGTGCCCACTGCGTCATCACCTGGCTGGAATTTTTTCCACCGAGTTCGGCCAGGGTAAAGCCGGGTAAAATCACCGGATTGGTGGCATCAATCAGGATACGCCCACTCCAGTTTAGACCGCTTAGCGCGGCTTCGGTGCTGCTCCAGTTGGTGCTTACAAAAACTATCCCGGCTTCAGCCGCTTGCTGCACGGTACCCGCGCGAGCCCTGTCGCCTAACGCGTTCACCACTTCCGCCAGGCTGTCGGGGCCACGGCTATTGCTCAGAATAACGTTCAGCCCGGCATTGACAAGCTGTCTGGCAAAAGCCTGCCCGATGGCGCCAGCGCCAATAATACCCACGGTTTCTGTTTTCATCGCTTGTTTCCTTAAATGTATGGTTGAGAAGCTGACCAAATAGTAATCATCGCCATTCCATCTGTGTAGCCTATATAATTAGATGGATCCCATCTAACGGAGCGATACATGCTTGACGGTATGTCTATTGATCAACTGCGTACGTTTATTGCCGCAGTTGATGAGGGCAGTTTCTCGGCCGCTGGGCGCAAATTACGGCGGGCGCAGTCGGTCGTCAGCGCGACGCTGGCGAACCTTGAGTCTCAGGTTGGCTTTCCGTTGTTTGAGCGAACGGGGCGCTATCCCAGACTGACGGAGGCGGGGCTTGCCCTGCTGGAGTCAGCGCGTATTGCAACGGCGGGAATGGACGCGTTCAAGGCTAAGGCCCGCACCCTGGCTGAAGGGCTGGAGCCTGAACTTGTGGTATCCGTGGATGTGATGTTTCCTGTTGAAAAATTGACTGCCGCGGTGCAAGCCTTTCAGCAGGCCTTTCCTGCTACGCCCTTGCGTCTGTACGTGGAGGCGTTGGGTGGGGTACTTCAGCCTTTACTGGCCGGTAGCTGCCGGGTGGCGGTAATCGGCTCGCTACCCGATTTACCTGCGGGTTGTGCAGCTGAGTATCTTCTCAGCGTAGGCGCCGTAGCCGTGGTATCGCCAGATCATCCGCTGGCTAGAATAGCCAGCCCTCTCCTTCGTTCGGTTGTGCAGGAGCAGGTGCAACTGGTGTTGGCCGATCGTTCCACGCTCACTGCGGGGCGCAACTTCGGCGTTATGTCGGGCAAGACATGGCGTATAGGGGACATGGGAGCGAAGCATGCATTCTTACGCGCGGGGCTGGGTTGGGGCTATATGCCTTTGCCAATGGTTGAGGAAGATCTTGCCAGCGGTCGGCTGGTCGCTTTGAATTTACAGATGCAGCCTGACGTTGGCGCGGGATTTTCAATGTACGCCGTACATTTGAGGGAATACCCTCCAGGCCCGGCCGGACGCTGGTTTATCAATAAGCTCAAAGCGCATGCAAATGAATAAGGTGAATTAGCGATCTGACAATCAGGCCGGCGATGGTCATAAAAAAACCAGACCCTGGTCTGGTTTTTATCGCTGGAACTAGGTGTACATCATTGGCCAGTCCGGCGGCGTATGGCTCATTGCCTCAACCATGATCGTTTTAACGTTATTCCAGACCGCGGCCATATCCAGCAGGGTGATGCCCAGCAGGCCGGTGGCAAACCAGCATGCCGCCGCCAGACCCAGACAGGTGCTGATCACCGCCAGTACTGCGTAATCCGACTTTTTAAACTGAACGTTCAGGGTGCTGGCCAGAAACATCAGCACCGCGCTCAACAATTCCCAGCGTGCAAAGACAACACCGGTGGTAATAGCTGCCATAAGACCGATCCTCAAAGATATCCGCCGCCGGGTATAGCGCGACGTTGCCCGGACGTGGCAAACTGGCTATCGGCAAGCTCAGACTGACAAAATGAAACCATGTTTTGCGTTACGTCATATGTGTGAACTATATCACATTTGTTCTTTTATTCGCCAGTGGGCAAATGCATGAAAATGGCCTTTTTTAACCCTTTATTTAATATGGTTATAGGGCCGCAGGAATATATCTTTAATCAGCTAATTGCTCGGGTTGCGGTAACTTTATCGATAATTCATTGAGATAAGAAAACGTGTACAGGTAACCTGTGGTTGTACAATATTTACAGCCTCAGACCTATGGATTATGCTTCATCCGGTTACGTAATTAGCCCGTAATAAATAAATCAGGCTTTTACTGGTTATTATTTGCTGTACTTTTAATTTTACACACACATCTTTTTTCGACAGGGTCAGACAGCCGTAATAATAGATGCTGGCTGCGTATCCTTTCACTCCTGATTTATTCGTTGCGACATTTTTTATCTCGTTAAATGAGCGACGAATAAAACGATGAAGCAAGCAAATCGAGAGAATATAAATGACAGTACGCGGGCTCTGCACGCATTAGCTAAATTAATGCCAAAATTATCGTCGCAGCAAACCTTAACGGATCTTCTGCAGACGATTAATCATACCTTTGGCGCCCAGACCAGCTGGGTAATGGTGGAGGACGATGCGGGTCAGCAGCAGGTAGTCAGCGTCGGTGAATTAACCTGCCATTCCTCAGAAATTAAAGCCTTTCTTTCCAGCACGTTATTGCAGCGTCACCACCGCGCATGGCGGGTCATCTGTTGGAAAGAGAAGACCGGTACGCTTTTATTTCCTGCCATGCATCCGGGACACAGGCAACTACAGTGTGGCGTGCTGTATAAATTGTCGCTGCAACAGGATCGCTGCAACGGCTACTTCTTCCTCGGCTTTGCGCAACCGCAAAGCAGCATCACCGTGCTGAAACAGGTGGTGGTGATCCTGGTCGAAAAACTGAAGGACTATTTGACCGGTCTCGTTGCCCGTGAGCGCACGGCAAAAGAGATGCAGCGGGTGATCACCCAGTACAAAACCCTGTTTGAGCGGGCGCCGGTACTGATGAACTCCTTTGACCGCCATAGCCGCTGCGTATTGTGGAATGCCGAGTGCGAAAAGGTGTTTGGCTGGACGATGGTGGAGATCAACGCCCATGCCGATCCGCTGGCGCTCTTTTATCCAGACCCGGAGGAGCGCCGCCGGGTGCACGAGTCGGTGAATACCACCCCGCTGAACGATATGTACGAATGGCATCCGCTACGTCGGGACGGGGTTCAGCTGACCATCCTGTGGTCAAACATCTCTCTGCCGGACGGCTCAATCCTCAATATCGGGCTCGATATTACCGCGCGTAAAAAAGCGGAGCAGCAGCTGGAGATGAAGGCGACCACCGACGATCTGACACGCTGTCTGAATCGCTCTGCCATCCTGCAGCAGATTGGCGCTGCGCTGGAGGCCTGCCAGCGCGAAGAGGCGGATAGCCACTTCTCTGTCATGATGCTCGACCTGGATTTCTTTAAACAGATTAATGATAAGTGGGGGCATCTGGTGGGCGATGCTGCGCTGATGCATTTTTGCGACTGCCTGCGGAGGGTGATCCCCTCGGGGGCAGCGCTGGGCCGGGTAGGGGGAGAGGAGTTTTTACTGCTGCTGCCAAAAACCCGCAGTGACGCGGCGGTGCAGCTCTCCATGGTGCTCCGTCAGGCGCTCTCTCTCACGCCGCTCAAGGTCGGCAGCCGCACCTTAACACTCTCTTTCAGTGCGGGCGTGGTGGAGGTGAATGGAAAACCACGCGATACCTCATCGCTACTCATTAGCGCAGATAAGGCACTTTACGATGCCAAGCGCGGCGGAAGAGGTAAAACAATCGTCGCGGTTGATTATTTATAAATCACTTCAATCATCCTGACGGGTTAAATAGCACAAAATTTCATGATGAAGTTGCGCTTTTTTCATTCTGTAGGTAGTTTGGCTTAATCGACGATTTTCTGTTGAGTTATCCGGGAGCCTGGCTTCCTGGAACGGTAATTATTTAACTTAATAAACACGAAACGAATACTTTCAGTTTGGCTTACGGACAAATATTATCGGCATAACTCAATATTAGGTTATTGACGTTAAAAGTCAGTTGCTAACTTCGCATGATTCATGCAACGTAATCACCTGTTTAGCAAAGCATCCGGCCTTCATGACTACAGGCACATAAAAAGCAGGGATAATAGGGCGGAAATGAATCGTAACGCACGGGACAAGGTGCTGAGGATAGTCGGGGTTATCATGGTAGTTTTGCTACCTGTGATGCTTGCGCTATGGTTTGCTCAGCAACGCGCGGTCAACGAAACAAGCAGTCAACTTCGCTCATTTGCCGCACTCGCTTTAGACAAAACCGAACTGGTTATTCAGCAGGTTGAACTGGCACGTCAGGCGGCTGAAAAATACTCGGGTGATATTTGTACACCGGAACACCGACAATATATGTTAAATATTGTCCGGGGCCGACTCTACATTGCCGACCTGCTGTACGCCGAAGGTAAAGAGTTTCTCTGCTCAACAACCAGCACGCCTGAAAACCCCTATTTAATTTCTGCTGCCAATTACCAACGCGCGCCTGACGTCTCTATCTATTATTACCGCGATACGCCATTTTATGCGGGATATAAAATGACCTATATGCAGGTCGGTAATTATGTGGTGGTGGTTAATCCTCTGACCTATAGCGAAGTCATGTCATCCGACCGCTCCCTGGCGTGGGGGGTATTTGATACGGTGAACAACGACTTTTTCTCCATTAGCGAACAGGCAAAAGAAAATGCCTTAAAAAAGCTGATTGGCGATAACGAAGCTATATTCCAGAAAGAAGGTCGTTTTTACACTATTGTTCGCTCCGAGAAACGCCCGATTGCCGCGATTGTTTCGACCACCAATCAGCGTTTTTATGAAGTTCTCTATTATCAGGCAACGTTAACCCTGCCGCTGGGCATGATCAGCAGTATTATCATTTTACTGATGTGGTCGCGGACGCGACGCGAATTTAATTCACCAGGCCGCTTATTGCACCGGGCATTAAATAAAAGACAACTATGCCTGCATTACCAGCCGATTATCGACATAAAAACAAATGCGTGTGTCGGCGCAGAAGCGCTGTTGCGTTGGCCTGGTTTTAACGGTCCGGTAATGAGCCCGGTAGAGTTTATCCCGCTGGCAGAAAAAGAGGGGATGAGCGAACGCATCACCGATTATGTGGTAGAAGAAGTCTTCAGCGATCTGGGCCATTTCCTGGCCTGTAACCCGCATCTCTATATCTCCATTAACCTCTCGGCAACGGACTTCCACTCTTCACGCCTGATTGCGATGATCACCGATAAAGCCCGACACTATAATGTGCGGGCCCAGCAGATCAAAATTG encodes the following:
- a CDS encoding YjcB family protein is translated as MAAITTGVVFARWELLSAVLMFLASTLNVQFKKSDYAVLAVISTCLGLAAACWFATGLLGITLLDMAAVWNNVKTIMVEAMSHTPPDWPMMYT
- a CDS encoding helix-turn-helix domain-containing protein; the protein is MTQRTSAETFEEYIPGELQKEHRALSSRDVFVQILTRRQVQEKIIIPAVPEPFIVWILSGCALVEERSPGEGWIANPVVAGDFFLTTADSPTEMRWRAEPGAPFIVMHVYIGVAMMQGVELREVSGERDETLSALLEHIRAELYQQNQPSGPFIQGIAQALAVHLARTYRTDAKRHRGGLQAFKLHRVFKAMRDDLAQPFDLARLACLTGLSEFHFSRVFKQSTGLSPSHYFIRLRMEEARRLLSETDDSIISISLTVGYNSPSHFASAFRRVTGISPSKYRSDYRRSKITTV
- a CDS encoding EAL domain-containing protein, with product MNRNARDKVLRIVGVIMVVLLPVMLALWFAQQRAVNETSSQLRSFAALALDKTELVIQQVELARQAAEKYSGDICTPEHRQYMLNIVRGRLYIADLLYAEGKEFLCSTTSTPENPYLISAANYQRAPDVSIYYYRDTPFYAGYKMTYMQVGNYVVVVNPLTYSEVMSSDRSLAWGVFDTVNNDFFSISEQAKENALKKLIGDNEAIFQKEGRFYTIVRSEKRPIAAIVSTTNQRFYEVLYYQATLTLPLGMISSIIILLMWSRTRREFNSPGRLLHRALNKRQLCLHYQPIIDIKTNACVGAEALLRWPGFNGPVMSPVEFIPLAEKEGMSERITDYVVEEVFSDLGHFLACNPHLYISINLSATDFHSSRLIAMITDKARHYNVRAQQIKIEVTERGFIDVPRTTPVIQAFRQAGYEVAIDDFGTGYSNLHNLYSLNVDILKIDKTFIDTLTTNSTSHLIVEHIIEMAQSLRLKTIAEGVETVEQVMWLNKRGVQYCQGWHFAKAMSPQDFMTWQHQPVAAALAHSH
- a CDS encoding sensor domain-containing diguanylate cyclase, yielding MKQANRENINDSTRALHALAKLMPKLSSQQTLTDLLQTINHTFGAQTSWVMVEDDAGQQQVVSVGELTCHSSEIKAFLSSTLLQRHHRAWRVICWKEKTGTLLFPAMHPGHRQLQCGVLYKLSLQQDRCNGYFFLGFAQPQSSITVLKQVVVILVEKLKDYLTGLVARERTAKEMQRVITQYKTLFERAPVLMNSFDRHSRCVLWNAECEKVFGWTMVEINAHADPLALFYPDPEERRRVHESVNTTPLNDMYEWHPLRRDGVQLTILWSNISLPDGSILNIGLDITARKKAEQQLEMKATTDDLTRCLNRSAILQQIGAALEACQREEADSHFSVMMLDLDFFKQINDKWGHLVGDAALMHFCDCLRRVIPSGAALGRVGGEEFLLLLPKTRSDAAVQLSMVLRQALSLTPLKVGSRTLTLSFSAGVVEVNGKPRDTSSLLISADKALYDAKRGGRGKTIVAVDYL
- a CDS encoding LysR family transcriptional regulator, with protein sequence MLDGMSIDQLRTFIAAVDEGSFSAAGRKLRRAQSVVSATLANLESQVGFPLFERTGRYPRLTEAGLALLESARIATAGMDAFKAKARTLAEGLEPELVVSVDVMFPVEKLTAAVQAFQQAFPATPLRLYVEALGGVLQPLLAGSCRVAVIGSLPDLPAGCAAEYLLSVGAVAVVSPDHPLARIASPLLRSVVQEQVQLVLADRSTLTAGRNFGVMSGKTWRIGDMGAKHAFLRAGLGWGYMPLPMVEEDLASGRLVALNLQMQPDVGAGFSMYAVHLREYPPGPAGRWFINKLKAHANE
- a CDS encoding NADPH-dependent F420 reductase, with protein sequence MKTETVGIIGAGAIGQAFARQLVNAGLNVILSNSRGPDSLAEVVNALGDRARAGTVQQAAEAGIVFVSTNWSSTEAALSGLNWSGRILIDATNPVILPGFTLAELGGKNSSQVMTQWAPGARVVKAFNTLLASVLAQDPAQAGGRRVVFISGDDAGAKSEVEALAARMGFATIDLGSLETGGHLQQFPGGPLPALNLVKLA